The sequence CGTACTATGTTCGCCAGACCCACGAGCCGCGCTCATGTCTTGAATTTCAATCCTTGGAGCACGCACGACAGTCCGCGCTCTCTCCACCGGTCCAGCTGAATTGGAGTCCTGAGCCCTACCATGGCTTCCAGGTCGATGTGCACCAGCGCTCGAATCTTCAAGCGCAGACACACCCAAGCCTTCAACCCTTGGCCCACTCGAGCCTTCAGCCCAGGCTGGATCTCGGGGTGCCTCTTCTCGACCTTTAGTCGTCCTTCGTATGACGGCTGGGGAAACCCAAGGCTCGATGTTCTCTGGATGGGGAGCGGGCTCAGCCGCGAGGTCGAGTAGTGCGTGTTCAGATCCAGACGGCGTGACCGGTGGTCTCGTTCGTGGCAGAACAAACCTAGGCCTTACTCGGTGTCTGTAATAAAATACAATGCATACAAGAACTAATAGAGTGCCAATGACGGAGCCAATCACCGATCCCGCAATGACTGGAGCATACGAACGTGGCGTAGGATCTTCAGAGGACTCATCGGTACTCGAGCTGGTGGGCGCGGCGCTGGCGGAGACTGTATTTAAGGGGACCCATAGCGTAAAGGTTGCAGTGGTAGTGAAAGTGCCGGAAACAGAGGTTGTATCGATGAGCCAGAACGTGCTACTTGGGCTTGCGCTTGACGGAACGTTCATGTGGTAAGGAAGCGCCGGGATAACACCCGAAAAGTCAATAAGGTTCAAATTTCAAACATATCAAATTCAAGATTATGGGAATGTATCGACTTGAAAACACGTCTACTCTGCTGGGATAAAAATTTCGTCTACATCTGTCCACTGGGTCTTGTCCTTGCCACCTTCCTTGTAAACGCGTTCACGCTCAGACCAGTACTCAATACGATCTCCACGTCTACAAGGTTGCCATACCCGCTCACCCGAATCTTGGTCGACAGCCTCAGCGAACCAGCGAGGTTTGTGAGGTGGCAGTTCTCCCACTTCACGCCTCCTACGTGTGGCTCTCTGAAAGTCTTCTTGGTCGGATTTAAGTTCGTTGGCCCGTTCATATCGTCCCATCTCAAATGCACGCTGGTCCGGTCGAATTCGACAATCAGTGGGGGGAAGGAATGGTGTCAATGTATCAGGACAGTCGTTCAATGTTATGGCAAAGGGAGTAAGATTGAATGGTGCAGGTGGTTTTTCGGTGTTTTTCCACAGGAGCAAGTACTGGCTGGCCGAACTATCAGCGTCGGGAAGAAGATCCCCTGCTCCAGTTCCCGCTGGGCGAGCAATGAGTTGGCTATTCCAGCGACCCGCTATTTCCCAAGTAACACGACCAGAGACGTCCTGGACCGTCCCCTTGATTTCGAACGAGTCTTTGGCACGCCAGCCTCGGGGTTTAAATGTGAGAAGGCATGTGTCACCAGTACGGTGGTTCACGACCTGCATAGTTTCAGTCGGCTTGCCTTGTATCGACATTAATTACGTACCATCATGTCGCCGTAATGGTCGATAGTCGGCTGTCCAACTATGAATCCAGATACATTGGTGGTCACCTTTTTCCAACTATAATGCTCAATAACTTTGCCACATTCTAGTTCGGGCTCGCCGTTAGCGGTCGGATATTCTGGCGCCCAATCCTTTGGCAACTTGAGGTCGGCATGCGCGACCCCAGTGGGTCGGATTTCAAAGGATTTGCCCATGAATTTATTTTTGGCATCGACCTAGATATCCCAGTTGAGAGTAGTCTGGATCTCTGCATAGATGATCTCACCTCTCCGTAATAGTTCCAGTGAGAAGATTCGGCCCAGCAAGCTGACATGGGCGGGTGGTGACTAACTTGTTCTGAAACATATCGGTACTGCTTGTCGAGCCTACAATACTCAAACGTCTCGCCCTGGAAGAGGTTTATTGCTGTACCTCAAGTATCATAGTAAACATACCAGCATCGGATTGAAAGGCTTGGCAATTCGCCCGATGGTACTGGAGTAGTTGGACATTGCGAACGCTGCCACATATGCAATTCGTTTATGTGGGTCACGTTCGTTGGCAGCGGCATCGACTGTCCGACCTTTAGCACAGTTGTGGGCAAATGGACTACTCACTCACGACACTCCGAGAATTCCATATCCTCAGCCATTCGCTGAAGCATACTAGTGGGTTCATTGAAAAATACCGGGAAGCTAATCTTAGTGAGGTCTTTCCCAATGCTACCTTTCAACACCGCCCAAAGACTGACGGGTGGCCGATTATCGCTGCTAATAGGCAATCGGTCCCGCAGATTTTCGTACCCTTGATATAGCTCGGCGTCCAGGCTTGGAGGGAGGCTGGGGCGACGAAGGATAGTCGAGGGCAAGTTGGAAATAACTCCACTCTCAATGGCATCGAAAAATTCATCCGTGTCAGAGTCATCACCACCAAGAAGGTCGTCGGTCCCGGAATCTGCAACGGGTGGGGTTCGTATAGCAGGAATTTCTGGATCACGAATGGAGACGCGAGTTGGTGCGCCCATGTGCTCGGCCGTGCTCGGAGTGTTGCCTTCGGGGAAGACACGTGGTACTGGATCTTCGTCGACGCGAGAGATCGTGTCAGTGGCAGCACGGGGTGTTGAAGGTTCATCTTGTCCGCTTGCATGTAGTAAAGACCTGAGCGCCCTTCGTTGACCCTTGTTGATTTGGACACTGCGAATCAACTCTCGTTCCACACGCTCGCTCTGATTGGCAAGGGTCACAACGTTCTCCTCCCACATGCGGCGAGCGTCAGCTTCATGTTCTACTCGTCTTGCATACCAGGTTTCGCGTTCAACGGACATGTTACTATACTGATCAAAGCTGTCTTTGATTGTGAGTAGGCTGTGTTCCAATGCGGACTTGACTTCAGTTAGTCGGGGAGCAGAGTCAGTGGGAACAACCAGTTGGTCAAGCAGTTGTCGGGCTAAATCAATCTCCATTCGTAAAGAGCGATGTTGCAAATTAAATCGATCTTCGTGAGGCAGGATAGATGAGTCACTTTCATCTGAAGCGCGAGAGTGGGTATCGTCGTCTAGGTTTCTGAATGTATCAGGGGCATCGCGCGACAGTTGAGAGGCGTTGGAATCGGCCGGTGGGGCCGACTGGTTAATCGAGGCTCGGGATTGGCCTAAGCCCTGATTCGAACGGCCACTCCAGCTCCTTAAGATATCGACGCTGGAACGAAGGCTCTTGGTCCGTTTTGAACCCTCGTTGATGCTCTGAATCGAGTCCGCATCGGAGGCAGGAACCGGTAGTTGATCACGATCTTTTTGCTGATAAAATTCAACACTGCGATTGATCATCTGAACCCAGCGAGCAACTTCACCGGGATGGTTTGCCTTCATATACCATTTTTGCCCGGCAGTGGTTGAAGCATGGCCGGATTGAGCAGAAGGTGCATGTGCATGGATCTCAAAGCGTAGCTTATCTCCTGGAATAGTTTTGACGAGTGCAGTGCGGACGGAGATCGCCCCTCGCACGGCCAAACCCTCATCTTCCCGGCTGCGATAATACGAAAGCATATCGTCTTTTAGGACAAACCAACGAGTGTTGTAGCCTTTGGCCATGTTGGCATATTTTGACTGGAAGCCCGGTCAGCAGCAAAGCGACTGAAGCTATTGCACTCACCAAATAACCTTTATGGGACGGTGGTTCATTGGAGGTAGAACCTATTAGTGTTACATCCTGGTTTAAGTCTTCAGAGATATTAGCGAGGTAGGAGTCACGATTAATTATAGATTCTTACATTGCAATAGAAAAGCGCGAATGCGCTCGCCATCCTTGTCTTTTTCTCCGTCGAGCAAGCCCCTTCCGCGCTGGTCGCGAACAAAAACATCTGCTCCAGCATGTACTGCGACCTCGACGAGAGAGTAATCACGTCTCTTTACCGCTTCATGAAGCAAGGTCGTTCCGGATTCGAGTACAGACAGATCGAGCAGGCGAGCACGTGGTGAACGTAGATACCTAACCAGCTCGGAGGAATCAAGGGGAGTCGTGGACTGAGCAGCGGCTCCAACATATCGTGAGAGGGCATCATAAAACTCTCTGCGGAATGATTCCTGGGAGTCTATAGGGGCGTGAGTTGACAAGACAAAGCGAAATCGAGCTAATTTACCTCGTAAAACATTTCGAGTTTTCTGATCCTTGGCCAAATCTATTGCTGAGCGGCCACGAGAATCCAAGAGTGTATCATCAGCGCCGTCTTGTTCAAGAAGTAATTGGAGTATGTCGCTTCGACCAAGTGATGAGGCGAGATGAATAGCAGTAAACCCAACATTGGTGGAACAAGACATATTAGGAGAGACGTGCTTATTTGAAAGAACCAATTGTATAGTTTCGCCTTGATAAGAATGTAAGTTGGTTAGGCTACTTGAAGATCAAGTCATACATACATGAAGCACTACGGATGGCAAAATGCAGAATTGTGGCGGCCTTTTCCTCCAGGCCCGACGAGTTTATACTACCTATATCGGACTTTCTTGAGTGAGGCGGGCGAATGTCAATGAGGAAACTTTGGATCTGTGCGAGGTCGCCAGCACGAAGGGCTGCCAACAATTTAACTTGCCACAGTGGATCTAAGTTTGGGCCACGATTAAGCAAATGTAATGTACGAAACACGATTTACAGGCTTGCCTTGGACAGATACATCGTTCGACATTACGAGGGTCTAGATGGACTACTCAGGTCCTCATACAAGATTTCCACGAGAAGTCCTCAACCGGGAAGTGGCAACTCTGTCAATGTGCACCAACCCACCGCTGATGTCAGATCAGCGCTAATATGATGATCCGAGCCGAAGGTACGGAGTACGTTGCGTCCGAGACGAGTCTGAGCAGGTGGACCTCGTATTGGCCGTGCTCAATTCTTAGTTTGTGGTTTGGTTTTCCCCGGGAAACAGGTTGTGAGGTGGAACACTGATGAATAGAGACCGGTAGTGAAAGTTTGCCTGCAGTGAAAGTGCTCAAAACTGCAAGCAAGAATTGAGGCCAGTTTGTGGTTTAGAGCTCACAGCCATTCTGGCACTTAGTGACTCACTTCAATACTTGCCACTGCCCAATGTAATCCCAATGCATCACCAATGCCATACAACAGACTGAGCAATGTTCCAATAGTAAGTAAAATATTCTTAACTCATAGCTATAATGTTTATGTTGCTTCTCCCACAGTCCAACTTGATTGTACTACACCTGGATGCCAAAGGGGTGGATCAAGTCCCATACAagattgtcctagacgtctgttaggacatcaaggggatggcgcttgtggccacaGGGTACAAAGTGAGaaggttgcttaaggcaacaatgAACCtatctacaacaacaagctgctatcctacaacaacaagaccacttatggcagtgacaagctatctaagtacaaccaagaaactgcttaaggtggtgtagaCTATCTATGTATGTAGCAACTTAGTAattactggctgtaaggccttgtacactgagtagGATGTAACAacaggtaattgacctgggtgttaccatggttggttggcctccttatatattacagagagtactaattacaaatgccACATATGGGGGAAAGGAAGCTATCTAcatgaaataagaaccctgctctgcagttggccttactcatgcatatgtgtcactgacatgtcatgatgatgtcatgggtggaggtggctacatatgatgagataagcacagatggggatgtggcttggtgcttagcatatgatataagtgctgtagtcatgtgactgaaaatattgtccatttgcctttgtttaaatccaagaaaataggaataaattcccttggtatatgtgtgtctacaacactgccccccctctaagggctttggcagtgccaagggccttctcttTCATCTcttttttgtactttttcAAAAAAATTTTGGTGTTTTTTAGGTTTTCCTTtggctcccatgtgttttcctcAGAGctgtatcctttccatttgaccctaAAATACCATTTTCCATTGCATTCCTCTGTGTCAGTGATGccttctactttgtattcttcttccctgtcCAAGGTGACAGGTGGGGGACAGTTTTCAAAGGTGCAATTTTTGTCTCTTCTGACTTTGGAAAGTAGgcccacatagaagacatcaTGGATGCGCATTGTTGGTGGGAGCTCTAGCCAATAGGCACAGTCAGAGATCTTCTCAATGAATTTGAACAGTCCCAGGCATTGTTCTGTTAACTTGGGACTAAGGGTTTTCAAGTTTACATTTTTGGCATTGAGCCagacttcttctccaattttgTACTCTGTTGGGCTTCCTGTTTCTCCAGCTGTCATCTGTATCTTAGATTGCCAAAGAGCTGCTTCTATTTACTTCCATTGTACTTCCATTGTTTTGGCAAggtcatctgcttctggaacaTCCATTGGCATGTTGGAAGGGGTTAAGGTTGGTTCCCAACCATATAAGGCCTTGAAGGGAGTTTTCCTggtgctgctatgtacagCATTGTTGTAAGCAAATTTTGCCATAAGGAGCCACTTGGTCCAGTCCTGTTGGTTGATTCCCAAGTATGCCCTGAGGAAATGTTCAATTGAAGGGTCTActtgttctgtctgtccattgCTTTGTGGATGGTATGCCAAGGAAAAGTGGGGGTCAATTCCTAATTGCTTGTATAATGCTTTTAGGAATTtattgttgaagacccttcctctATCCAAGATGGTCTTTTTGGGCATGCCATGACATTTCCAGACATTATCCAGGAATAATTCTGCTAGTTTGGgtgctttgagcttcttggaacactTGACAAAGATACCGtgcttggtgaagctgtctatGATGACAAGGATGGAATTGTTGTTTCTGTCTTTGGGCAGGTCCACTATCATATTGTAAGGCACGTGCTGCCAGGGTCTGTTTGGGAGTTCCAATGGCTGAGGCAGGATTGACATGTATTTTGGCTTCTGGATTCTTTGGCAGGTTTCACATGagtccacgtgccagtatgtgtcagcatggatgccaggccagtaatAGTCTTGTGACACCAATTCCAGGGTGCattgttgtcctgggtgtccaACTAAGGGACTATCATGGAAGATGCAGAGTAAATCTGTGTGCAAGGTTCCTACATCcagaacaacaatccttccttggtAAAACAAGAGTCCTGCTTCCATTTGGTAGTCTTTGAAAGCACATTTAATTGATGGCAGGGCTTTAgacttgttttggaggaactGAAGAATTTCTTCCAGAGATTCATCCTGATCTAACAATGACTCAATCTGGCATTGTAATTCTTTCTCAGGAAGTACTAGGGCAACATTAACAAAGACAGGGTTTGGGAGCATGGACTGGggatgttaagagttgtgtaagtacaggagtaagaaagaattactatatacaaaatgtatatgggaataactaaaaactagtattaagaatcagaatatatgcacagattATAGGCACAATATGAgctaggtttatcaggaataaacaactcctaacaaatagtctaccaactatgaagtgcaggtggttggttatgtatagtaccttagactaatgttacttaagcctaagtgactaagggtatgtatacttaaggtttctgggatagtaccttaagtaagagagttacctgactaatgtacaggatttataggattggcctaataagtataggacttatatatgcttaagtaagactt comes from Rhizoctonia solani chromosome 4, complete sequence and encodes:
- a CDS encoding oxysterol binding protein, with the protein product MSNDVSVQGKPVNHPLWQVKLLAALRAGDLAQIQSFLIDIRPPHSRKSDIGSINSSGLEEKAATILHFAIRSASCETIQLVLSNKHVSPNMSCSTNVGFTAIHLASSLGRSDILQLLLEQDGADDTLLDSRGRSAIDLAKDQKTRNVLRDSQESFRREFYDALSRYVGAAAQSTTPLDSSELVRYLRSPRARLLDLSVLESGTTLLHEAVKRRDYSLVEVAVHAGADVFVRDQRGRGLLDGEKDKDGERIRAFLLQYLNQDVTLIGSTSNEPPSHKGYLSKYANMAKGYNTRWFVLKDDMLSYYRSREDEGLAVRGAISVRTALVKTIPGDKLRFEIHAHAPSAQSGHASTTAGQKWYMKANHPGEVARWVQMINRSVEFYQQKDRDQLPVPASDADSIQSINEGSKRTKSLRSSVDILRSWSGRSNQGLGQSRASINQSAPPADSNASQLSRDAPDTFRNLDDDTHSRASDESDSSILPHEDRFNLQHRSLRMEIDLARQLLDQLVVPTDSAPRLTEVKSALEHSLLTIKDSFDQYSNMSVERETWYARRVEHEADARRMWEENVVTLANQSERVERELIRSVQINKGQRRALRSLLHASGQDEPSTPRAATDTISRVDEDPVPRVFPEGNTPSTAEHMGAPTRVSIRDPEIPAIRTPPVADSGTDDLLGGDDSDTDEFFDAIESGVISNLPSTILRRPSLPPSLDAELYQGYENLRDRLPISSDNRPPVSLWAVLKGSIGKDLTKISFPVFFNEPTSMLQRMAEDMEFSECLDAAANERDPHKRIAYVAAFAMSNYSSTIGRIAKPFNPMLGETFEYCRLDKQYRYVSEQVSHHPPMSACWAESSHWNYYGEVDAKNKFMGKSFEIRPTGVAHADLKLPKDWAPEYPTANGEPELECGKVIEHYSWKKVTTNVSGFIVGQPTIDHYGDMMVVNHRTGDTCLLTFKPRGWRAKDSFEIKGTVQDVSGRVTWEIAGRWNSQLIARPAGTGAGDLLPDADSSASQYLLLWKNTEKPPAPFNLTPFAITLNDCPDTLTPFLPPTDCRIRPDQRAFEMGRYERANELKSDQEDFQRATRRRREVGELPPHKPRWFAEAVDQDSGERVWQPCRRGDRIEYWSERERVYKEGGKDKTQWTDVDEIFIPAE
- a CDS encoding Retrotransposable element Tf2 protein; this translates as MTAGETGSPTEYKIGEEVWLNAKNVNLKTLSPKLTEQCLGLFKFIEKISDCAYWLELPPTMRIHDVFYVGLLSKVRRDKNCTFENCPPPVTLDREEEYKVEGITDTEECNGKWYFRVKWKGYSSEENTWEPKENLKNTKIFLKKYKKEMKEKALGTAKALRGGAVL
- a CDS encoding Retrotransposable element Tf2 protein is translated as MLPNPVFVNVALVLPEKELQCQIESLLDQDESLEEILQFLQNKSKALPSIKCAFKDYQMEAGLLFYQGRIVVLDVGTLHTDLLCIFHDSPLVGHPGQQCTLELVSQDYYWPGIHADTYWHVDSCETCQRIQKPKYMSILPQPLELPNRPWQHVPYNMIVDLPKDRNNNSILVIIDSFTKHGIFVKCSKKLKAPKLAELFLDNVWKCHGMPKKTILDRGRVFNNKFLKALYKQLGIDPHFSLAYHPQSNGQTEQVDPSIEHFLRAYLGINQQDWTKWLLMAKFAYNNAVHSSTRKTPFKALYGWEPTLTPSNMPMDVPEADDLAKTMEVQWK